From Solibacillus isronensis, the proteins below share one genomic window:
- a CDS encoding universal stress protein — MANHYQNIVVAVDGSEISDLAFQKSIDIAKRNIGSTLHIIHVIDTSFSTSFDMLYDNMVELVRKHGEVLLDRYELEAKEAGIPTINKILTKGTPKTILARKLSEHAPADIIICGATGSNAAEQMFMGSTTEAIVRHATCDVLIVRTPEK, encoded by the coding sequence ATGGCAAATCATTATCAAAATATAGTTGTTGCAGTAGATGGTTCAGAAATAAGTGATCTCGCTTTTCAAAAATCGATTGATATAGCAAAACGAAATATCGGCTCGACTTTACATATTATCCATGTAATCGATACGAGCTTCTCCACATCTTTTGATATGCTTTATGATAATATGGTTGAATTGGTTCGAAAACATGGTGAAGTTTTATTGGACCGCTATGAATTGGAAGCAAAAGAAGCAGGCATTCCTACAATCAATAAAATTTTAACAAAAGGCACACCTAAGACGATTTTAGCGAGAAAGCTTTCAGAGCATGCGCCAGCAGATATTATTATTTGTGGGGCAACCGGATCAAATGCGGCAGAGCAGATGTTCATGGGCTCCACTACAGAAGCAATCGTTCGGCATGCAACATGTGATGTATTGATTGTACGTACACCAGAAAAATAA
- a CDS encoding biotin transporter BioY: METVHKTQSFKTIDLIYSALFATLIMVGANITSFVPFLTVGGVPITLQAFFAILAGLVLGSKKGAIACAVYMFIGLAGAPVFSKFTGGFSAILLPTFGFIVTFIISAYIAGKIAEKFQTRLAYIIGALIAMAVNYIIGTTWMYFAYTLWASAPEGFTFKMAWLWMIPPMPKDIILSIFAGFFAYRIQKILKILPTK, translated from the coding sequence ATGGAGACTGTTCACAAAACACAAAGCTTTAAAACAATCGATTTAATTTACAGTGCACTTTTTGCGACACTTATTATGGTAGGAGCAAATATTACATCATTCGTACCTTTTCTAACGGTCGGTGGTGTACCGATAACATTACAAGCATTTTTTGCAATATTAGCAGGTTTAGTACTTGGATCAAAAAAAGGAGCCATTGCATGTGCAGTGTATATGTTTATCGGGTTAGCAGGGGCACCGGTATTCTCTAAATTCACAGGCGGATTTTCGGCGATTCTACTACCGACTTTCGGCTTTATCGTAACGTTTATTATTAGTGCATATATTGCCGGTAAAATTGCCGAAAAGTTTCAAACGCGACTTGCCTATATTATTGGCGCACTTATTGCGATGGCAGTTAACTATATTATAGGAACAACATGGATGTATTTCGCCTATACATTATGGGCATCTGCTCCAGAAGGTTTTACATTTAAAATGGCATGGCTTTGGATGATTCCTCCAATGCCAAAAGATATTATTCTTTCAATTTTTGCCGGGTTTTTTGCTTATCGTATCCAAAAGATCCTGAAAATCCTGCCAACAAAATAA